Proteins found in one Sorghum bicolor cultivar BTx623 chromosome 1, Sorghum_bicolor_NCBIv3, whole genome shotgun sequence genomic segment:
- the LOC8084137 gene encoding uncharacterized protein LOC8084137: MAAVMSAAASPLKWVTLERFVFRMDEAFPDENKLPIRASGITWWEAPFDVAFELAEPPAISRLYARLPGFPDPLKQVPLAILASHQHLVLFRVCIEDDTFDLRQELFIYSASDADDPSKLKALPACNLPDKPLVDYSIAPIRDGRRGRRRRRRAAAAAAAPPPPPPPPKEQRRRRLMAVRSMGILCRDQEEFVVAELRLFRPGGTNYLRRDVCADIFWLHQQSIPRSGGICGEWNSCRVPIRSFCKNPDPDDNWQLCIWQTDTVIPVDRWLCWIDYYRGIIFCDVFGNPTPTVSFLRFPLDEFPIRGKPSSWLYRGASDIGGGELKFVDVARHDGVGYGALKTSVGGFTITCHTLSLESMEWEKDYTITSRSSGLQTPQRTSHATFSCSLRWTSTGHMWCTSFAVTMST; the protein is encoded by the coding sequence ATGGCAGCGGTCATGTCTGCCGCCGCCTCCCCCCTCAAGTGGGTGACGCTGGAGCGCTTCGTCTTCCGCATGGATGAGGCCTTCCCGGACGAGAACAAGTTGCCCATCAGGGCTTCCGGCATCACCTGGTGGGAGGCACCCTTCGACGTCGCCTTCGAGCTCGCCGAGCCCCCGGCGATCTCCCGCCTCTACGCGCGGCTGCCGGGCTTTCCGGATCCCTTAAAACAGGTGCCCTTAGCCATCCTGGCGAGCCACCAACATCTCGTCCTGTTTCGCGTCTGTATCGAGGACGATACATTTGATTTGCGGCAGGAGCTCTTCATCTACAGCGCCTCAGATGCCGACGACCCTTCCAAACTCAAAGCACTGCCCGCTTGTAACTTGCCGGACAAGCCGTTAGTGGATTATTCCATCGCGCCCATCCGCGATGGTCGCCGTggccgtcgccggcgccggcgcgctgctgctgctgctgctgctcctcctcctcctcctcctcctcctaaggagcagcggcggcggcgtctgATGGCGGTCCGATCCATGGGCATCTTGTGCCGAGACCAAGAGGAGTTCGTGGTAGCAGAACTACGACTTTTCAGGCCTGGCGGCACCAACTATCTGCGCCGTGATGTCTGTGCCGACATCTTCTGGCTGCACCAACAATCTATACCCAGATCTGGTGGCATTTGCGGCGAATGGAACTCCTGCCGCGTACCAATCCGCAGCTTCTGCAAGAACCCTGACCCTGATGATAACTGGCAACTCTGCATCTGGCAGACCGACACTGTCATCCCTGTTGACCGCTGGCTGTGCTGGATCGACTACTACCGTGGCATCATCTTCTGCGACGTGTTTGGAAATCCCACCCCTACCGTCTCCTTCCTCCGCTTCCCTCTGGATGAGTTTCCTATCCGGGGCAAACCATCCAGTTGGCTGTATCGTGGCGCGTCTGACATCGGTGGTGGAGAGCTCAAGTTCGTCGACGTTGCCCGCCATGACGGCGTTGGCTATGGGGCACTCAAAACCAGTGTTGGTGGCTTCACCATCACCTGCCACACCCTCTCCTTAGAATCCATGGAGTGGGAGAAGGACtacacgatcacctcaaggagctctggtctgcaaacaccccAAAGGACCTCCCACGCCACATTCTCATGTTCCCTCAGGTGGACATCTACAGGCCACATGTGGTGCACTTCCTTTGCTGTGACTATGAGTacgtga